The following are encoded together in the Microterricola viridarii genome:
- the sufU gene encoding Fe-S cluster assembly sulfur transfer protein SufU, which produces MSALDGLYQQLILDHSKKRSGDGVLEHADAQHFERNPSCGDEITLQLAMEPGTDRVAALGWTGAGCSISMASASVLAEMAPGMTVEELRALIGEFREMLRSRGAGEPDDEVLGDAVAFHGVSKFVMRIKCAMLAWVATEACLLEVRPLA; this is translated from the coding sequence ATGAGCGCGCTCGATGGGCTGTACCAGCAGCTGATCCTGGACCACTCGAAGAAGCGCTCCGGCGACGGCGTTCTCGAGCACGCCGACGCGCAGCACTTCGAGCGCAACCCGAGCTGCGGCGACGAGATCACCCTGCAACTCGCGATGGAGCCCGGCACCGACCGGGTTGCCGCGCTCGGCTGGACGGGCGCCGGATGCAGCATCTCGATGGCATCCGCGTCGGTGCTCGCCGAGATGGCGCCCGGCATGACCGTCGAGGAGCTGCGCGCGCTGATCGGCGAGTTTCGCGAGATGCTGCGCTCGCGCGGCGCCGGAGAGCCCGACGACGAGGTGCTCGGCGACGCGGTCGCGTTCCACGGCGTCTCCAAGTTCGTGATGCGCATCAAGTGCGCGATGCTCGCCTGGGTCGCGACCGAGGCCTGCCTGCTTGAGGTGCGCCCGCTCGCCTAA
- a CDS encoding DUF1905 domain-containing protein has translation MRFEFTSPLWEWSSQGASWFFVTLPEEASEDLREIPRMPRGFGAIKVRVTVGGTSWLTSVFPDSRTGGHWLPIKKAVRVAEGLEDGEPVAVRLELVEL, from the coding sequence ATGCGATTCGAGTTCACGTCACCGCTCTGGGAGTGGAGCTCGCAGGGAGCGTCCTGGTTCTTCGTGACCCTGCCGGAGGAGGCCAGCGAGGACCTCCGCGAGATTCCGCGGATGCCGCGCGGCTTCGGCGCCATCAAGGTGCGCGTGACGGTCGGCGGCACGAGCTGGCTCACCTCGGTGTTCCCGGACTCCCGCACCGGCGGGCATTGGCTGCCGATCAAGAAGGCCGTGCGCGTCGCCGAGGGCCTCGAAGACGGCGAGCCGGTGGCGGTGCGGCTGGAGCTCGTCGAGCTGTAA
- a CDS encoding endonuclease/exonuclease/phosphatase family protein, whose product MKIISYNLRKHSASGELISLCERYAVDVLCLQELDTQDMPAAIGDLRLADSTTRNRLGLAVYFRQTRFDALETRTFSLKKSLHDRVLTPAHERLIGTRLYDREAQRELVVASFHAAPLTALNSLRRHQIHSALGELWQLGPGLPTLMVGDYNYPVFKENLSNKVRDAGYDLTLSDKRTYTRYKFFRGHFDLATSVGLEIQSVETLPRGTSDHMPILVTAGYSTDAGAPHPSVAAADFTI is encoded by the coding sequence GTGAAGATCATCAGTTACAACCTGCGTAAGCACAGCGCCAGCGGGGAACTCATCTCGCTGTGCGAGCGCTACGCGGTCGATGTGCTCTGCCTGCAGGAGCTCGACACACAAGACATGCCCGCCGCGATCGGCGACCTGCGGCTGGCCGACTCGACCACGCGCAACCGGCTCGGCCTCGCCGTCTACTTCCGGCAGACCCGGTTCGACGCGCTCGAGACGCGCACCTTCTCGCTGAAGAAGTCGCTGCACGACCGGGTGCTGACCCCCGCGCACGAACGCCTGATCGGCACGCGGCTCTACGACCGCGAGGCGCAACGGGAGCTGGTAGTCGCCTCCTTCCACGCCGCCCCGCTCACCGCGCTCAACTCGCTGCGTCGGCACCAGATCCACTCGGCCCTCGGCGAGCTGTGGCAGCTGGGACCGGGGCTGCCGACGCTCATGGTCGGCGACTACAACTACCCGGTGTTCAAAGAGAACCTGAGCAACAAGGTGCGCGACGCCGGCTACGACCTCACCCTCAGCGACAAGCGCACCTACACGCGGTACAAGTTCTTCCGCGGCCACTTCGACCTGGCCACCTCGGTCGGCCTCGAGATTCAGAGCGTCGAGACGTTGCCGCGCGGCACCTCCGACCACATGCCGATCCTGGTGACGGCGGGCTATTCAACGGATGCCGGGGCGCCCCACCCTTCGGTGGCCGCCGCAGACTTCACCATCTGA
- a CDS encoding PPOX class F420-dependent oxidoreductase: MTVIPAHLEYLLEQPIYAALGTIRPDNTVQVNPMWFERIGDEIHFTHTNKRGKYRNLQHNPSMSLAVIDPADPLTYLELRGHLSEVIDDPSGAFYVRLGQRYGNAAQQPPADRADRVILVMSIDKALGHN; this comes from the coding sequence ATGACTGTGATTCCCGCGCACCTGGAATACCTGCTCGAGCAGCCGATCTACGCCGCGCTCGGAACGATCCGCCCCGACAACACCGTGCAGGTGAACCCGATGTGGTTCGAGCGCATCGGCGACGAGATCCACTTCACGCACACGAACAAGCGCGGCAAATACCGCAACCTGCAGCACAACCCGTCGATGAGCCTCGCCGTGATCGACCCGGCCGACCCGCTCACCTACCTGGAGCTGCGCGGCCACCTCAGCGAGGTCATCGACGACCCGAGCGGCGCCTTCTACGTGCGCCTCGGACAGCGCTACGGCAACGCCGCCCAGCAGCCGCCGGCCGATCGCGCCGACCGCGTCATCCTCGTGATGAGCATCGACAAGGCGCTCGGGCACAACTAG
- a CDS encoding LysM peptidoglycan-binding domain-containing protein — MSKRAALCLGIAALGLAGLSGCAGEPAAPPATVFVTLPPSAAATPTAPVEPPAAPTPSAPPAEAAPPVVVEIEPNDPAAPVVPGPAVDLGAVEGAKGPATAGGDGALLTYTVVSGDAFFEIAQRFDLPQQQLLKMNPSIPSLGTEIYIGQIINLDWTTTR; from the coding sequence GTGTCCAAGCGAGCCGCGCTCTGCCTGGGCATCGCCGCCCTCGGCCTGGCCGGCCTGAGCGGGTGCGCCGGTGAGCCGGCCGCTCCCCCGGCCACGGTGTTCGTCACGCTGCCGCCGAGTGCCGCGGCGACGCCCACCGCCCCGGTCGAGCCGCCCGCCGCACCCACCCCGTCTGCGCCGCCGGCCGAGGCCGCCCCGCCGGTTGTGGTCGAGATCGAGCCGAATGACCCTGCCGCCCCGGTCGTGCCCGGGCCGGCCGTTGACCTCGGCGCGGTCGAGGGCGCGAAGGGCCCGGCCACTGCCGGGGGTGACGGCGCGCTCCTCACCTACACGGTTGTCAGCGGCGACGCCTTCTTCGAGATCGCGCAGCGTTTCGACCTGCCACAGCAGCAGCTGCTCAAGATGAACCCGTCGATCCCGTCGCTCGGCACCGAGATCTACATCGGCCAGATCATCAACCTCGACTGGACAACCACGCGCTGA
- a CDS encoding DUF2252 domain-containing protein — translation MSPISTAVDAQHLSQAESMVEGRAMRALTPRRDLAEYIPSERDPVALLAEQNADRVPELVPLRMGRMLASPFAFYRGTAGLMAADLARCATSEIEVISCGDAHISNFGLFASPQRNLVFDLNDFDEAGPAPFEWDVKRLVTSVIIGARDAGFSEPEAREAATQAALNYRRVLTGMMRLTVLERYYFRADTDQIRAGLGRSGQRMLDRAAKQARKRTSEAFADKVTETMPDGRLRIIENPPLLQHLDSERGGAVADLFAQYRQSVPADIAVLLAQFTLADVAMRVVGVGSVGTRCFVLLLTGPQGERLVLQIKEAPPSVLETWGGRDAHRLPTPARGPEFADNEGFRVVASQRILQAVSDSFLGYFRADNGRDFYVRQFRDRKGSIDIEGLSVGDFGTYANGCAALLARAHAQSASAPAVVGYLGSGDNADRAIVEWSFAYAEQSLADFTALQAAVAAGRVEATAG, via the coding sequence ATGTCCCCGATCAGCACCGCCGTAGACGCCCAACACCTCAGCCAGGCCGAGAGCATGGTGGAGGGCCGCGCCATGCGCGCGCTCACGCCCCGCCGCGACCTCGCCGAGTACATTCCGAGCGAGCGCGACCCCGTCGCCCTGCTGGCCGAGCAGAATGCCGACAGGGTGCCCGAGTTGGTGCCGCTTCGGATGGGGCGCATGCTGGCCAGCCCGTTCGCGTTCTACCGCGGCACTGCCGGCCTGATGGCGGCCGACCTGGCCCGTTGCGCGACATCGGAGATCGAGGTGATCAGCTGTGGGGACGCCCACATCAGCAACTTCGGCCTGTTCGCCTCCCCGCAGCGCAACCTCGTCTTCGACCTCAACGACTTCGACGAGGCCGGCCCCGCGCCGTTCGAGTGGGACGTGAAGCGGCTGGTCACCAGCGTCATCATCGGGGCCAGGGATGCCGGCTTCAGCGAGCCCGAGGCGCGGGAGGCCGCAACGCAGGCCGCGCTCAACTACCGCCGCGTACTCACCGGCATGATGCGCCTCACGGTGCTCGAGCGCTACTACTTCCGGGCTGACACTGACCAGATCCGTGCCGGGCTCGGCCGCTCCGGCCAGCGCATGCTCGACCGGGCCGCGAAGCAGGCTCGCAAGCGCACCTCCGAGGCCTTCGCCGACAAGGTCACCGAGACGATGCCGGACGGACGGCTGCGCATCATTGAGAACCCGCCGTTGCTGCAGCACCTGGACTCCGAGCGCGGCGGCGCCGTGGCCGACCTCTTTGCCCAGTACCGGCAATCCGTGCCGGCCGACATCGCGGTACTGCTCGCCCAGTTCACGCTGGCGGATGTCGCGATGCGCGTCGTCGGCGTGGGCAGCGTCGGCACCCGCTGCTTCGTGCTGCTGCTCACCGGGCCGCAGGGCGAGCGCCTGGTTCTGCAGATCAAGGAGGCCCCGCCCTCGGTATTGGAGACGTGGGGCGGACGGGACGCGCACCGGCTGCCGACACCGGCACGCGGGCCGGAGTTCGCCGACAACGAGGGATTCCGCGTGGTTGCCTCGCAGCGCATCCTGCAGGCCGTGTCCGACTCGTTCCTCGGCTACTTCCGAGCCGACAACGGCCGAGACTTCTACGTGCGCCAGTTCCGGGACCGCAAGGGCTCGATCGACATCGAGGGACTGAGCGTCGGCGACTTCGGCACCTACGCCAATGGGTGCGCGGCGCTCCTCGCGCGGGCGCACGCGCAGAGTGCGAGCGCGCCCGCCGTCGTCGGCTACCTTGGCAGCGGCGACAACGCCGACCGCGCCATCGTGGAGTGGTCCTTCGCCTACGCGGAGCAGTCGCTCGCCGACTTCACCGCGCTGCAGGCGGCCGTCGCCGCCGGACGGGTGGAGGCGACGGCCGGCTGA
- a CDS encoding J domain-containing protein encodes MQDSPLSASPYEVLGVAPGASDEELRKAYRRMLRATHPDTGGDTARFDAVQRAWLLVGTTTARAAYDRGGAGAGVPTSHTWTAQAAGPRRDSRPTARSHGHPGGWSRERYLVLMREWVGRGRTLSDPYDPALVRSAPRDIRHLLANALAEEATARQVATLGIGFSVWHDVATSAAGPGVPPKLDHVVLGPTGLFALSSEDWGGEVRIKRGELIGEALNGEQPVHDLAVRAKSVARAARVKFTGLLIVVPDAAAPSSLELLGKSRGAVTALVTQSRLPGVLRDGLPGAARIGGTELFEVRTRLQAAITFV; translated from the coding sequence ATGCAGGACAGCCCCCTCTCCGCGTCACCCTACGAAGTTCTGGGCGTCGCCCCGGGTGCCAGCGACGAGGAGCTGCGCAAGGCCTACCGGCGCATGCTGCGTGCCACCCACCCGGACACCGGGGGAGACACCGCGCGCTTCGACGCCGTGCAGCGGGCCTGGCTGCTGGTCGGCACGACGACCGCCCGCGCGGCGTACGACCGCGGCGGCGCAGGCGCCGGAGTGCCGACGAGCCACACCTGGACCGCACAGGCGGCCGGACCGCGCCGCGACTCCCGGCCGACGGCGCGCTCGCACGGCCACCCCGGCGGGTGGAGCCGCGAGCGCTACCTCGTGCTCATGCGCGAATGGGTGGGCCGCGGCCGCACCCTGAGCGACCCCTACGACCCGGCGCTCGTGCGCTCGGCTCCCCGCGATATCCGGCACCTGCTCGCGAACGCGCTCGCCGAGGAGGCGACCGCGCGCCAGGTGGCGACGCTCGGCATCGGCTTCTCGGTCTGGCACGACGTGGCCACGAGCGCCGCAGGCCCCGGCGTGCCCCCGAAACTCGACCACGTGGTGCTCGGCCCGACCGGCCTGTTCGCCCTCTCCAGCGAGGACTGGGGCGGCGAGGTGCGCATCAAGCGCGGCGAGCTGATCGGCGAGGCGCTGAACGGCGAACAGCCCGTGCACGATCTCGCCGTGCGGGCGAAGTCGGTGGCGCGGGCGGCGAGGGTGAAGTTCACCGGTCTGCTGATCGTGGTTCCGGATGCCGCGGCGCCCAGTTCCCTGGAGCTGCTCGGCAAATCCCGCGGCGCTGTGACCGCACTCGTGACGCAGTCCCGCCTGCCCGGCGTGCTGCGCGACGGGCTGCCGGGCGCCGCCCGCATCGGCGGCACCGAGCTGTTCGAGGTGCGCACCCGACTGCAGGCCGCGATCACCTTCGTCTAG
- a CDS encoding TM0106 family RecB-like putative nuclease has translation MFLLDDVVVTSASDLATASKCEFAFLRSLDAKLGRTDKVAQKADAMLERAGRLGDAHEAAVLERYRAQFGAFDGVGTGVVEIERPSAFDADARDAALAATREAFESGAAVVFQAAFFDGDFIGFADFIVRQPDGRYLVQDTKLARSVRVTALLQLVAYVEQLEKIGVSVADTVQLLLGDGSTSEHRVADILPVYRRRRAHLLRIIADRRAETGVLAWGDPRYTACGQCESCEAEIQAHRDVFLVAGLRGSQRLKLRDAGIRTIDELAALGGDDAESIDGIGDAALAGLRAQARLQLRALAEQAAVPPFEVVAASALEALPATDPGDIFFDFEGDPLYSEQGGADGSPQRWGLDYLFGLIEPDHTFRAFWAHNHAEERQALIEFLAYVAERRAAHPGMHIYHYAAYERTHLLSLAARHGVGEAEVDQLLRDNVLIDLYPIVRGALRVGSRSYSIKKLEPLYMGEEHRDQAGVTNAADSITEYAEAMALLDAGETDAGRQKLDEIASYNEYDCRSTLELRDWLLGLAHEHGVTPATANADRDAVIELAPSPLRDALLARAGDPLDLDRGADQTAAAFAAAALDYHQREQKSFWWEHFARLENPIADWADTRDVLVVESATVERDWHREGKQRVDRRWLRLRGAIAPGSSIKKGDQAGPFLLYDSPAPWPDARANPWARAAKSVQVLDVDEDGGVLVLETLYKDAAPYDNVPVALTPGAPPPAGAQKDAIAGWAQAIVDAGHGSAGSGTPAWPRDPVVDLLRRVPPRLPQNADGHAGEQPASASVLDQVIAATLALDHAALAVQGPPGTGKTYLGAHLITELVEKHNFKIGVVAQSHAVVENLLEGVVKAGLDRALVGKVPKSGTEPGGKAPGYTELEKNSHLFFALDHAESGFVIGGTAWDFANPARFSRRSLDLLVIDEAGQFSLASTIAASVAATNLLLLGDPQQLPQVSQGTHPEPVDQSALGWVSAGHDVLPAEFGFFLAESRRMHPAVTAPVSALSYEGALQAHPVAAERLLEGITPGLHAVPVPHRGNSTESVEEAAAVVELVRGALGRAWSESAQPGDGQRMSRPLEPRDVIVVTPYNAQMHVVHAALAAAGLGAVRVGTVDKFQGQEAAIAIVSLAASSAEDVPRGMSFLIMKNRLNVAISRAKWAAYLLHSPALIEYLPVTPDGLAELSAFIRLVEAGQ, from the coding sequence GTGTTTCTGCTTGACGACGTCGTGGTGACGAGCGCCTCGGATCTGGCGACGGCGTCGAAGTGTGAATTCGCCTTCCTGCGCAGCCTCGACGCCAAGCTCGGCCGCACCGACAAGGTCGCGCAGAAGGCCGACGCGATGCTGGAGCGCGCCGGGCGCCTCGGCGACGCCCACGAGGCGGCCGTGCTCGAGCGTTACCGCGCGCAGTTCGGTGCCTTCGACGGCGTCGGCACCGGGGTGGTCGAGATCGAGCGGCCGAGCGCTTTCGACGCCGACGCACGGGATGCCGCGCTCGCCGCCACCCGAGAGGCGTTCGAGTCCGGGGCCGCCGTCGTCTTCCAGGCCGCCTTCTTCGACGGCGACTTCATCGGCTTCGCCGACTTCATCGTGCGCCAGCCCGACGGCCGCTACCTCGTGCAAGACACCAAGCTGGCCCGCTCGGTGCGAGTGACGGCGCTGCTGCAACTGGTCGCCTACGTGGAGCAGCTGGAGAAGATCGGCGTGAGCGTCGCCGACACCGTGCAGCTGCTGCTCGGCGACGGCAGCACCAGCGAGCACCGCGTCGCCGACATCCTGCCCGTGTACCGGCGGCGCCGGGCGCACCTGCTGCGGATCATCGCCGACCGCCGCGCAGAGACCGGCGTCCTCGCCTGGGGCGACCCGCGCTACACGGCCTGCGGGCAGTGCGAGAGCTGCGAGGCCGAGATTCAGGCGCACCGCGACGTCTTCCTGGTGGCTGGCCTGCGGGGCAGCCAGCGGTTGAAGCTGCGGGATGCCGGCATCCGCACGATCGACGAGCTGGCGGCGCTCGGCGGCGACGACGCTGAGAGCATCGACGGCATCGGCGATGCCGCACTGGCCGGGCTGCGCGCCCAGGCCCGGCTGCAGCTGCGCGCGCTGGCCGAGCAGGCGGCCGTTCCGCCGTTCGAGGTGGTGGCGGCATCCGCCCTCGAGGCGCTGCCGGCAACCGACCCTGGCGATATTTTCTTCGACTTCGAGGGCGACCCGCTCTACAGCGAGCAAGGCGGCGCAGACGGCTCGCCGCAACGCTGGGGGCTGGACTACCTTTTCGGGCTGATCGAGCCCGACCACACGTTCCGCGCGTTCTGGGCGCACAACCACGCCGAGGAGCGCCAGGCGCTGATCGAGTTCCTCGCCTATGTCGCCGAGCGCCGGGCAGCCCACCCGGGCATGCATATTTACCACTACGCCGCTTACGAGCGCACCCACCTGCTGAGCCTGGCCGCCCGGCACGGTGTCGGCGAGGCCGAGGTCGACCAGTTGCTGCGCGACAACGTGCTGATCGACCTGTACCCGATCGTGCGGGGCGCGCTGCGGGTCGGCAGCCGCTCCTATTCGATCAAGAAGCTCGAACCTCTTTACATGGGCGAGGAGCACCGCGACCAGGCCGGCGTCACGAATGCGGCCGACTCGATCACCGAGTACGCCGAGGCGATGGCGCTGCTGGACGCAGGCGAGACGGATGCCGGCCGGCAGAAGCTCGACGAGATCGCCAGCTATAACGAATACGACTGCCGCTCCACGCTCGAGCTGCGCGACTGGCTGCTCGGGCTGGCGCACGAGCACGGCGTGACCCCGGCCACTGCGAACGCCGACCGCGATGCCGTGATCGAGCTGGCACCCTCGCCGCTCCGCGACGCCCTGCTGGCGCGCGCCGGCGACCCGCTCGACCTCGACCGCGGCGCCGACCAGACGGCGGCCGCGTTCGCCGCCGCCGCGCTGGACTACCACCAGCGCGAGCAGAAGAGCTTCTGGTGGGAGCACTTCGCCCGGCTCGAGAACCCGATCGCCGACTGGGCAGACACCCGCGACGTGCTGGTGGTCGAGTCGGCCACCGTCGAGCGGGACTGGCACCGGGAGGGCAAGCAGCGCGTCGACCGGCGCTGGCTGCGCCTGCGTGGCGCCATCGCGCCCGGCAGCTCCATCAAGAAGGGCGACCAGGCCGGGCCATTCCTGCTTTACGACAGCCCGGCACCCTGGCCGGACGCACGGGCGAACCCGTGGGCACGGGCCGCGAAGTCGGTGCAGGTGCTTGACGTCGACGAGGATGGCGGCGTGCTCGTGCTGGAGACGCTCTACAAGGATGCCGCGCCCTACGACAACGTGCCCGTGGCGCTCACGCCCGGCGCGCCGCCACCCGCCGGCGCGCAGAAGGACGCCATCGCCGGTTGGGCGCAGGCGATCGTGGATGCCGGGCACGGCTCGGCCGGATCCGGCACGCCTGCCTGGCCGCGGGACCCCGTGGTCGACCTGCTGCGCCGGGTGCCGCCGCGGCTGCCGCAGAACGCTGACGGGCACGCCGGGGAGCAGCCGGCATCCGCCAGCGTGCTCGACCAGGTCATCGCCGCGACGCTCGCCCTGGACCACGCGGCGCTTGCCGTGCAGGGCCCGCCCGGCACCGGCAAGACCTACCTGGGCGCGCACTTGATCACCGAGCTGGTCGAGAAGCACAACTTCAAGATCGGTGTCGTCGCTCAGTCGCACGCCGTCGTCGAGAACCTGCTCGAGGGCGTCGTCAAGGCCGGCCTCGACCGGGCGCTGGTCGGCAAGGTGCCGAAGAGCGGCACGGAGCCCGGCGGCAAGGCCCCCGGCTACACCGAGCTGGAGAAGAACTCTCACCTGTTCTTCGCGTTGGACCACGCCGAATCCGGCTTCGTCATCGGCGGCACGGCGTGGGACTTCGCCAACCCGGCCCGCTTCAGCCGGCGCTCCCTCGACCTGCTGGTGATCGACGAGGCCGGGCAGTTCTCGCTCGCCTCCACGATCGCGGCCAGCGTCGCCGCCACCAACCTGCTGCTGCTCGGCGACCCACAACAGTTGCCACAGGTCAGCCAGGGCACCCACCCGGAGCCGGTCGACCAGTCGGCGCTCGGCTGGGTCAGCGCCGGGCACGACGTGCTGCCGGCGGAGTTCGGCTTCTTCCTGGCCGAGAGCCGGCGCATGCACCCGGCCGTCACCGCCCCGGTCTCCGCGCTCAGCTATGAGGGCGCCCTGCAGGCGCATCCCGTCGCCGCCGAGCGCCTGCTCGAGGGCATCACGCCGGGGCTGCACGCGGTGCCCGTGCCGCACCGTGGCAACTCCACCGAATCGGTCGAGGAGGCAGCGGCCGTCGTCGAGCTGGTGCGCGGGGCGCTCGGCCGTGCGTGGAGCGAGAGCGCGCAGCCCGGCGACGGCCAGCGGATGTCGCGGCCGCTCGAACCGCGCGACGTGATCGTGGTCACGCCGTACAACGCGCAGATGCACGTCGTGCACGCGGCGCTGGCCGCGGCGGGCCTCGGCGCGGTGCGGGTCGGCACCGTAGACAAGTTCCAAGGGCAGGAGGCGGCCATCGCGATCGTGTCGCTGGCGGCGTCCTCGGCCGAGGACGTGCCGCGCGGCATGAGCTTCCTGATCATGAAGAACCGGCTGAACGTCGCGATCTCGCGGGCGAAGTGGGCGGCCTACCTGCTGCACTCGCCCGCCCTGATCGAGTACCTGCCCGTGACGCCGGATGGCCTGGCCGAGCTGAGCGCCTTCATCCGGCTGGTGGAGGCCGGCCAGTAG
- a CDS encoding aminotransferase class V-fold PLP-dependent enzyme — MSSLASPPHAASALGDAEVLELRRDFPALSAEVNGQPLAYLDSGATAQRPVSVIDAEREFLVTSNAAVHRGAHTLAGLATEAFEDARATLADFLGADPDEIVWTSNATDALNLVAYGIGNASRGRGGEAARRFALAAGDEILVTEAEHHANLIPWQELAFATGATLRFIPVDDDGIYTLADAAAALTERTRIVAIGHVSNVTGFIAPVAEIAALAHERGALVVLDACQSAPHRRLNVAELGVDFLALSGHKMLGPSGVGVLWGRGELLNALPPFRTGGSMISTVTMTEATYLPAPQRFEAGTQPVSQAVALAEAVRYLERVGLERIDERENELAQRMLAGLALIDGIRIVGPAAGVPRAGLVSFDVDGVHAHDVGQYLDAQGIAVRVGHHCAQPLHRRLGLTATTRASAYLYTTTEEIDRFLAAVAEVRPYFGVATPAETSISTVTGASA; from the coding sequence GTGTCCTCCCTCGCTTCACCCCCACACGCCGCTTCGGCCCTCGGCGACGCCGAGGTGCTCGAGCTGCGCCGCGACTTCCCCGCCCTTTCCGCCGAGGTGAACGGTCAGCCGCTCGCGTACCTGGATTCCGGGGCGACGGCGCAGCGGCCGGTATCCGTCATCGACGCCGAGCGCGAGTTCCTCGTCACCAGCAACGCCGCCGTGCACCGCGGCGCGCACACCCTCGCCGGGCTCGCGACCGAGGCGTTCGAAGACGCCCGCGCCACCCTCGCCGACTTCCTCGGCGCCGACCCCGACGAGATCGTCTGGACCTCCAACGCCACCGACGCGCTGAACCTCGTCGCCTACGGAATCGGCAACGCCTCCCGCGGCCGCGGGGGAGAGGCCGCCCGCCGCTTCGCCCTCGCCGCCGGCGACGAGATCCTGGTGACCGAGGCCGAGCACCACGCCAACCTGATCCCGTGGCAGGAGCTCGCCTTCGCCACCGGCGCCACCCTGCGCTTCATCCCCGTCGATGACGACGGCATCTACACGCTGGCGGATGCCGCGGCCGCCCTCACCGAGCGCACCCGCATCGTCGCCATCGGCCACGTCTCCAATGTCACCGGCTTCATCGCCCCCGTCGCCGAGATCGCCGCGCTCGCGCACGAGCGCGGCGCCCTCGTCGTGCTGGATGCCTGCCAGTCCGCCCCGCACCGACGCCTGAACGTGGCCGAGCTCGGCGTCGATTTTCTCGCCCTCTCCGGCCACAAGATGCTCGGGCCCTCCGGCGTCGGCGTGCTCTGGGGCCGCGGCGAACTGCTGAACGCGCTGCCGCCGTTCCGCACCGGTGGCTCGATGATCAGCACCGTCACCATGACGGAGGCCACCTACCTGCCGGCCCCGCAGCGCTTCGAAGCCGGCACTCAGCCGGTGTCGCAGGCCGTCGCCCTGGCCGAGGCGGTGCGCTACCTGGAGCGCGTCGGGCTGGAGCGCATCGACGAGCGTGAGAACGAGTTGGCCCAGCGGATGCTGGCCGGGCTCGCCCTGATCGACGGCATCCGCATCGTCGGCCCCGCCGCCGGCGTGCCGCGCGCCGGCCTGGTCAGCTTCGACGTCGACGGCGTGCATGCCCACGACGTCGGCCAGTACCTCGACGCCCAGGGCATCGCCGTGCGCGTCGGCCACCACTGCGCCCAGCCGCTGCACCGCCGGCTCGGCCTCACCGCCACCACCCGGGCCAGTGCCTACCTCTACACGACCACCGAGGAGATCGACCGCTTCCTCGCGGCGGTCGCCGAGGTGCGCCCGTACTTCGGGGTCGCCACCCCCGCCGAAACCTCGATTTCCACCGTGACAGGGGCCTCCGCATGA
- a CDS encoding alpha/beta hydrolase has product MTTTADASAPRTLRPKRHRLRTAVLWVLSLLVLLVVGVLFWAHTVMMGERPASLEVWSDPAITVTATDHSVVLSPSGDPSGTGLVFIPGAKVDPYAYMYKLAGIVEQTGATVVITKPTLNLAFFDTRPLSTFTADAPAVDEWYVGGHSLGGVRACQLVDAPDAAADGVVGLVLFGSYCANDLSGTDLRVLSISGSDDGLSTPQKIDAAAHLLPGDAVFVEVDGANHASFGDYGVQPGDGTATIDDTQMRREITDALQAFGL; this is encoded by the coding sequence GTGACCACAACAGCTGACGCTTCCGCGCCCCGCACCCTCCGCCCGAAGCGACACCGCCTGCGCACCGCGGTGCTCTGGGTGCTCAGCCTGCTCGTGCTGCTTGTTGTGGGCGTGCTGTTCTGGGCGCACACCGTGATGATGGGCGAGCGGCCAGCCTCCCTCGAGGTCTGGAGCGACCCGGCCATCACGGTCACCGCCACCGACCACTCGGTGGTGCTCTCCCCCAGCGGCGATCCGTCGGGCACCGGCCTCGTCTTCATCCCCGGTGCCAAGGTCGACCCCTACGCCTATATGTACAAGCTCGCCGGCATCGTCGAGCAGACCGGTGCCACCGTCGTCATCACCAAGCCCACCCTGAATCTGGCCTTCTTCGACACCCGTCCGCTCAGCACCTTCACCGCCGACGCCCCCGCGGTCGACGAGTGGTACGTCGGCGGCCACTCCCTGGGCGGGGTGCGCGCCTGCCAGCTGGTCGACGCCCCGGATGCCGCCGCCGACGGCGTCGTCGGCCTGGTGCTGTTCGGCAGCTACTGCGCCAACGACCTGAGCGGCACCGACCTGCGGGTGCTGAGCATCAGCGGCAGCGACGACGGGCTCAGCACCCCGCAGAAGATCGACGCGGCCGCGCACCTGCTGCCCGGGGATGCCGTCTTCGTCGAGGTCGACGGAGCCAACCACGCCAGCTTCGGCGACTATGGTGTGCAGCCGGGCGACGGCACGGCCACGATCGACGACACGCAGATGCGCCGCGAGATCACGGACGCCCTGCAGGCCTTCGGGCTGTAA